The Sorangiineae bacterium MSr11954 DNA segment GCGCTCGCCGTTGGGATCGCCCTTGGCCGTGCGCGCCTCCTTGCGCAGCTGGTCCATGTCGACGCCGGTGCGCTTCTCGATCTCCGTCGACCCGCTCTCGGCGCGCTCGATCTTCTGGATCAAGGTGCGGAGCTTCATGACGACGCGATCGATGGTCTTCTTGTTGAGGCGCATGTCCTCCAGCGTCTCGACCATCTTGGCGCGGTTGCCCTCGATCTCCGCGTCGATGGCCTTCTTGCGGGCCGCGCTGGCGCCGGCGAGCTGCACGCGCAGATCCTGGGTGGCCTTGTCCAGATGACGGACCTTCTCGATCAGACGCAGGATGCGGCGATCGGCCTCCTCCTCGTCGAACTCGCGGTCCTCGTCCTCGGCGTCGCGGATGATGTCCTTCACCCGGATCTTGTGCTTGCGCAGCTTGTCGCCGAGATCGATGATCTCGCGCACGGCCACGGGGCTGTTCAGGATGGCGCCGAGGATGGTGTGCTCGCCCGTCTCGATGCGCTTCGCGATCTCGACCTCGCCCTCGCGCGTGAGGAGCGAGACGCTCCCCATCTTGCGCAGGTACATGCGGACGGGATCGTTCGACTTCGAGTAGTAGCTGCCGTCGTCGGCTTCTTCCTTCTCGCTGCGGGGAACCTGCTTCGTCTTTTCGGCGGCTTCCTCGGCGGCGATGCGCGTGGGGGCGATTTTGACCTGCGTCGCAGCATCGACGATCTCGATGTCCTCGTCGCCCAGGACGCCCATCACGTCGTCCATCTGATCGGCGACGACATCGGCCGGCAAAGCGTCGTTCACCTCTTCGTAGGTGAGAAAACCCTTGGTTTTGCCAGCCTCGATGAGCTGCTGAACTTCTTTCCGGTCGCGGTTCTTCGTCGCCATCGCGTCTTATACCTCGTGAGGTTTCTGCTGCAGGGTCCGCGGGCAATGCGCGGGTCTAAACTAGGGCACTGAAGGAAGGGTTACTGAGGTCGATTTGGGGCAGGAACAGTGGGGGGGAGCGGTTACTCGCAGGGGGAGCGGGGAATGGGGGGAGCAGTCGGCGGTCGACTGAGAGAAAATGAAGCGAAAGGGTAAAGGAGTCGTTCTTTTTCTAAAGCGACCCGTCCTAATACTCGGGTTCGGCTTTGGGTCCAGTGTCTAGGCCAAAGATTTTTGAAGAAGTGATGTCGGGCGCGCCATCGCGGGCGCCATCCCGAGCGAATGAGCCGGGCGGTCGGTTCTCGCGGGCGTCCGTTCGGGTCGCCTGAACACGGCGGTGCGCTTCCCTCGCCGCGGTCAGCTGAGATTCGAAGTCACCGTCATTTTTCTGGCTATCCGCAATTTCGCGGGTGGATTCGGCCAGCCGGATCGCGCGAAGCGTGCCCGCGGCCCGGGACGCTTGGGTCTTGGCTGCCTCGACCGATTCATGAACCGGTGCCGCAAGCCGCTCCGCCGCGAAGGAGCGAATGGCGGCATCGAGCGACGACAGACGCGATTGAAATCGGTCGGTGTCGAGCCGCTCGCCATCGAACGACTGGGCCAGCGCGGCCACCGTTTGTGCCGAAACGCCCTCGAGGAGCTCGAGCCATGGCTCCACCTCGGGATCGCGCAGAAGCTCCGGGTGCTCGATGAGCGCCCCCACCAGATCGCGCCGGGCGCCGGCGCCCGGGGGCCGGGCCGGCAAACGCGCGCGCGCCGGGGGATCCGACGACTCACCGCGGCGCAAGGTGGGCGGCGGCCCGGCCTTGGCAACGGCACGTTTGACGGAGGCCTCCAAGGCGCGAAAGGCATCCTCGGGGACGTGACGCGCTACGCCGTCCAAAAGACGCAAATCGATGCGGCCGGCCAGCTCCATGGCGTGGGTCTTTGCCATCATCTTAATGAGAGGATCGTCCTCCTCTGCGAGAAGTTGCGACACTTCCGCGACGCGCGCGGCCCGCTCGTGAACGTCGGACGCGGTAAACGTGGCATCGAGTGCGCCATCGATCAAAAACTCGAGCATGCCCCGCGCGTGCGCCAGGATTTCATTCAGCGCCGCTACCCCCTTGGTGCGTAGAAACTCGTCCGGATCGACCCCGGCGGGCAAGTTCCCGACCTTGGCCGAGAGGCCGACGTCTCGAAGGTGAACGCGGGAGGCGCGGGTGGCTTTGCGGCCAGCGGCATCGGCATCGAAGAGCAGCACCACCCGTGACGCGAAGCGTTTGAGCAGCTTGGCCTGTTCGGCCGTAAAGGCCGTGCCAAGGGGCGCTACCACGTTTTTGACGCCGCGCGCCTGAAGCGACACGACGTCGAAGTTCCCTTCGACGACGATGGCGCACTGCTCTTCCCGAATCGCATGCCGTGCTTGATAGATGCCGAAGAGCATCTGTCCCTTGCTGTAAATCGGACTCTCGGGCGAATTGATGTATTTTGCAGGCTTATCGTCGCGCCCCCCATCATGATTGGAGCGCTGGGAGCGCGCGGAGTCCGGATCGTCGGACGGCGCAAGGGGGCGCAAACTGCGGCCGCTGAAGGCGACCACCCGGCCTTGCGGGTCCACCACGGCAAACATCAAGCGATGTCGAAAGCGATCGTAGTGCCCCGTGCCCGAGGAGCGCGGGACGAGCAGCCCCACGTGCTCCGCGAACATCGGGGAGACGCCCTGCTGCTTGAGAAAGGTCGCCAAGCCATCCCACGCCGCCGGCGCATAACCGATGCGGAAGGCTTGCAGCGCGTCATCGATCGGAGATAGCGGCGATTCGGTGTCGTAGGCATCGTACGCGGTGTCGCCCGAGGCCCATGTTGGCACCAGCTCGCGGCGCGCGAGCTCCTCCAAGGCGTAGTGGCGGTGGGGATGATCGCGCAGCTGACGCTCGAAGAACGTGGCCGCCAGGTTGTTCACCGCGTAAAGGTCGTCGCGCTGCTTTTTCTGTCGGTCGACTTCGCTCCGCTCGCGGACGTCTTCCTCGATGGGAATACCGGCCTTCTCGGCCAGAAGGCGAACCGCCTCGGGGAAGGTCAGGCCATCGAGCTTCATGACGAAGTCGATGGCGCTTCCACCCTCTTTGCAGCCAAAGCAGTGGAAGAAGCCGCGGTCCGGATTGACGTGGAAGCTCGGCGACTTCTCCTTGTGAAAAGGACAGAGACCGGTAAACGATCGGCCGCGGCGCTTGAGCGTCGGCACGCTCTCGAGAATGAGGGCGACGATGTCCGTGCGCTCGCGTACGAGCGCGATGGTCTGCGGCGATATCAACGAACGACCGTCCCGAACTCTCCGTGCCTCGCGAGCTTAATGCCATGTGACAGAGCGACACCGTCCGGTCAAGTGCTGGAGTCACTCGGAAAAAAACGTACCTTCGGCGACACCTTGCCGCAGGTCCCTCGACGCCAAATTTGCGTCCGCGCTCGGGCTCGGACCTCCTCGCGATCGGGCGCGCGCCCGAATCCGCAACGGCTTCGATTTCGAGCCCGATGTCGTCCAATCTGGCGTTGGCGTAGGGCGCGGGTGTGCTTTTGCCGTTCCCGAGGTTTGCAAATCCCGATTTTGGAATCCCCGGCTCGGATCCTCAAAAAGACCGGAAACGGCGACGAGCGCGGCGCCGTGGGAGGCGCTCGGGGCTACGAACGGGGTGGACTCGCAAGGGTCAAGCATGGTATGCGCGGCCGCGGAAAACACATGACTTCTCCCTCCATCCCCACCGGCTCCGGCACCGCAGCAAACAGGCAAGGCAAGATCGTCCAGGTCATCGGACCGGTCGTCGACGTCGAGTTCCCCGAAGGGCAGCTGCCCAAGATTCTGAACGCTTTGAAGGTGACCAACCCTGGCATCTCCAAGGCCAAAGAGAATCTGACGCTCGAGGTCGCCCAGCACCTCGGTGAGAACACGGTGCGCACCATCGCCATGGACACCTCGGACGGCCTCGTTCGCGGCATGGAAGTGCGTGACACGGGCGGACCGATCGCCATGCCGGTCGGGCCCGAGTGCCTCGGGCGCATTTTGAACGTGATTGGGGAGCCGGTCGACGAGGCTGGTCCGCTCAATGCGAAGAAGACGGCGCCGATTCACCGTGCACCGCCTACCTTTCAGGAGCAGTCGACGAAGGTCGAAGTCTTCGAGACGGGCATCAAGGTCATCGACCTGCTCGCCCCGTACCGTAAGGGCGGCAAGATCGGGCTGTTCGGCGGCGCCGGCGTCGGAAAGACCGTGCTCATCCTCGAGCTGATCAACAACGTCGCCAAGGCGCACGGCGGTGTGTCGTGCTTCGCCGGCGTCGGCGAGCGCACCCGTGAAGGAAATGACCTCTGGCTCGAAATGAAAGAGTCGACGCTCGACAGCGGCGAGCCGGTCATCAGCAAGGCCGCCCTCATCTTCGGGCAGATGAACGAGCCCCCGGGAGCCCGCGCCCGCGTGGCCCTCTCGGCCCTCACCGTGGCCGAATACTTCCGTGACGACGAGGGTCAGGACGTCATCCTCTTCGTCGACAACATCTTCCGCTTCACGCAGGCCGGCTCGGAAGTGTCCGCTCTTCTCGGCCGTATCCCCAGCGCCGTCGGTTACCAGCCGACCCTGTCGACCGAAATGGGCGCGCTCCAGGAGCGCATCACGTCGACCACCAAGGGCTCCATCACCAGCGTGCAGGCCATCTACGTGCCCGCCGACGACTTGACCGACCCCGCGCCCGCTACGACCTTCGCCCACTTGGACGCCACGACGGTTCTTTCGCGCTCCATCGCGGAGCTCGGAATTTACCCCGCCGTGGACCCGCTCGACTCCACCTCCACCCTGCTCGACCCGCAGATCGTCGGCGAGCACCACTACGCCGTCGCGCGCCGTGTGCAGTCGACCCTGCAGAAGTACAAGGACCTGCAGGACATCATCGCCATCCTCGGTATGGACGAGCTGAGCGAGGACGACCGCCTCGTCGTCTCCCGCGCCCGCAAGATCCAGCGCTTCCTGTCGCAGCCGTTCTTCGTGGCCCAGAACTTTACGGGTATCCAGGGCAAGCTGGTGAAGCTCGAGAAGACCATCGAGAGCTTCGAGCAGATCCTCGACGGCAAGTTCGACGACGACGCGCTCTACCCGGAGCAGGCCTTCTACCTGGTCGGCGACATCGAAGAGGTCAAGGCCAAGGCCGCCGAGCTCACGAAGAAAAAATAGAAGAAAAGCGATCGCGGGGTGTCTTTGGCGAGGTAGCTCGTCGAAAGACGCCCACCACGCGATACACGCGAAAAGAACGCGAAAGATCGAAAGACTACGATGGCCGACAACAAGATCGAACTGGAGATCGTGACGCCGAGAGGGCGCGCACTCGCCGCCACGGTGGACGAGGTGACCGCGCCCAGCGTCAACGGCGAGCTGGGTGTGCTTCCGGGCCACTTGCCGCTGCTCGCCGCCCTGCAGAGCGGCGTCGTTTCGTACAAAGTCTCGGGCGAGCAGAAGAAGTGCGCCGTGGGGCCGGGTTTCGCCGAGATTGGGCCGGAGAAGCTGCTCATCCTCACCGACGAGTTCACCGAGCGCGACGCCATCGACCCGGTGCTGCTCCGCAAGGAGTTCGCCGAGATCGACGTGGAGCTGACCAAGCTCATTTCCGAATCGACGACCGACGCGCCGGCCGCCGCCAAACGGCGCGAGCTGGCCGCGCGTGAAAACTGGATCGCCGCCCAGCTCGAGCTCTACGGCGATCCGCCCCCGCCCACGATGCGCACCGAGGAGTTCGGCCCGCCGCCGCCTCCGGCCGCCGAGGACGTTCCGCAGGGGTCGAGCGAGACGAACGGGGGTTAGGTGAGCTCCCATGGCTAAGGACGCCGCGAGCAGCGCACGTGAAAAGTCGGGCGCCGCAGGCGGCGCCCCGCGGTGGCCCCTCATGGCGTTGGGGGGCGCGGTGGTGGTGCTCGTGGGCTACCTAGCCCTCAAGGGCGGTGGTTCGGGCAGCCCCAGCGCGGCCAACCCTGCCGACGCAGGCGCCGACAGCGCGAGCGTGGCGCCCGATGCGGCGTCCACCACGGCCGAAGAGGTCGCGCTCGACGCCGGGGATCCCTTTGGCCTCGGCGCCAGCGAATCGGTCCCCACGGAGCGCGAAAATCGGGACGCGGGGGTGGGCGCGGTCATGGCCGATGGAACGCCGGTCCCTCCCCTGCCCAAGGACGCTCCGCGCTCGGTCCGTTTCGGCGTGATTCTGGTCAGTTACACGGGTGCGCAAGGCGCGCCGGCGAACGCGCGCTCCAAGAGCGAGGCCAAGGAGCTGGCCGAAAAACTTGCAGCCGAAGCAAAGACCGACTTCCGGGCGGCCGTGGCGCACGGTGACAGCGGATCCTCGGATGATCTCGGGCGAATTACCCGTGGTACCTTGGAGCTCGCACCGGAATACATTCTTTTCACCCTAGCCTCGGGGCAGACGAGCGACCCAATCGATACCCCTCGCGGTTTTTGGATCGTGAAGCGCACCGACTAACCACACCCGCCCAAAAAAGGGCACCCAAACCAGCGAAAAGGCAACCACTCATGGCCACCATCGACATCGCGCGCCCCCACACGCTCACCAAGGAAGAAGCCAAGAAGCGCGCCGAGGAGCTTGCCAAAGGCATGCAAGAGAAGCTCGGGATCGTGTGGAACTGGGTTGGAGACGTCATCGAGTTCAAGGTCCCCAGCGGCGCGGCCAAAGGGGCCGAGGGCAAGGTGCGGGTCTCCGACCGCGACGTCCGCGTGGAGGTCGATCTCCCGTTCATGCTGAAAATGATGAAGGGGGCCGTCGAGAGCAAAATCCAAGAGAAGCTCAAGGACCTGCTCTGACGGAGTAGCGGCCAAACGCGACCAAAGAAGACTCGACGGTTTTCTATCGCGTACGGGGGATAGCCTGCGCTACCTTTCGGCTCAAACCAGGGCATGGCGCATATGTCCAACAATATCAGCCTGCCGCCCGATCGCGGACCATCCGCGGCGGCGGGATCTCCGGAGTCGCCAAAGGGGGGCGAAGTCGTCAAATACCTGCGCGCGGAGGTAGCCGCGACGGAGGACCGGGCCAGGCAGGCTAGGCTGCTCGGCGAGATCGGGGATTTGCTCGAGCGCGCCGGGGATGAGCCGGGCGCCGCGCGCGACTACCTGGCGGCGTTCAACGCCGATCCGATGTTTCGGGAGCCGCTCGAGGCGCTCGTGCGGCTCATGGAGCGCCGCCGCTCGCTCAAGAACCTGGGCCGGGTCATCGATGCGCTGGTCCGCGCCTCGGTCACCCCCGAGGAAAAGACGCGGGCGCTCATCATGCGCGCCGCCTTCCTCGAGGATGTGGCGGGCGATCTCAAAGGCACGAAGGAAGCGCTGCGCGAGGCCACCGAGCTCGCGGCCGCCGATGTGGAGTCGGTGGGGGCATGGCTGGCGCTGGAGCTGGTCGCGGCCAAAGGCGGCGATCCCGAGGCCCGGCGCCAGGCGCTGAGCGAGCGCGCCCACCGGCCCAGCGATCCCACCTGGCAGGGCCTCTTGCTCATCGACCTGGCCAAAATGCTGGCCGAGGCGCGCGAGCACACGGCGGCGCTGGCCGCGCTCGAGGAGGCGCGCGCGCGGGGCGCGGGCGCCACGTACCTCGCGGCGGTGGCGGCCGAGCGGCTCGCGCGCGGGGAGTCGGGGCAGTCGATTTTGGGCACGGCCGAGGAGGCCAAGGCGCGGGCCGAAGCCTATGCGTCGGCGCTCGATGCGCAGGCGGAGCTGATGGTCACCGCCATGAACGATCCGGCGCGCGGGGACGTCCTGGGGGTTCCGCACGGGGTGCGAACGCTCGCACACGTGACCGATGCCTGCCTGCGGGCGGCCGAGGTGCGCAGGCACCTGGGCAACCTGGCCGGCGCGGCGAAGTCGCTCGACCGCGCCCTTTCGCTCACGGAGTGGGGCGAGGAGGTGGGGGCCAAGAGCGAGAGCTCCGTCCTCTCGAGCCACAAGGCGGACCCGCGCGCCGAGAACGAGCACGCGGGCAACGCCGGGGCGCACCTGCCGCTCTTGGCGGGGGCGCGGGTGCGCGTGGCCGAGCAGATGGGCGACATGGAGCTGGCCTCGCGGCTCTCGCAAAAGCTGTTGGGCATCGAGACGGAGGGGACCATCAAGGCCTCCTTGGCGATGCGCTTGGCCGAGCGCGCGGTGGAGGTGCGCGATCGGCGCGGGGCGCTGGAGTCGCTGTCCAAGGCGGTGTCGCACGACGCGGTGTGCCTGCCGGCGCGCGCGCTGCAGCTCGATCTGCTCGCCGACTCGGGCGATCCCGCCGCCTTTGCCTCGCAGCTCGAGGCCTTCGCCGACTGTCTCCCGACCGAGGCCGCGCGCGCGCGGGCCTTCGTGCTCGCGGCGTACGTATGGGGCGTGCAAGCCGACGATGCGGCGGCCGCCAAAGCCGCGCTGGCCGAGGCGCGCATGCTGGGGACCTCGGACGACATCGTCTGGCGGGTGGCGCGGATGATTGCGCTGGTGCGCGGCGATGCGCAGTGGGCCGAGGACGTCACCCGGCGCATGATGGTGGGCGGCGGCGAAGGCTCGACCAGCCCGGCACAGGCGCGCGGGGAGCGCGAGCGAAAGTCCGACGCGGCCCCCAACGATCTCGAGCTTTCGCATCTGTGGCTCGGCTCCGTTCGCAACAAGCTGGTCCGCGGCGACGAAGAAGGCATTCGCAAGGCCCTGTCGGAGCTGGCCGATACCGGCGACGGCGCCTGGCTCGCGCATCTGCTTCAGGCATTTCTTCCGCCGCCGGCCGACGTCGCCAAGGGTGCCAACGGGGCCAACGGGGCGCCCTCGTCGGAGACGCAGCGGCAGTCGCTCGAGAAGCTGGCGGATCTGGAGCACAAGGCCCGGCTCTCGCGCGGCCTCTCGCTCTTGGCCGCATGGCGCGCGCACGACGCGGGCGATCGGGCCGCGGCGCGGGTGCGGCTGCGCGGGCTCACCGGAAAAGATCCGTCCGATCCGCTGGTGGCCACGTATTTGGCCGATCTGGAGCGGGAGGACGGCGCGTACGCCAAGGCGGCGGCGGCGCTCACGGCGTGCGCCATGACCACCGACGACGACGAGCTGTCGGCGGCGCTCCACCTGGAGGCGGGCCTGTCGCGCTGGCGCGCGGGCGAAAAAGAAGCGGCGCTCGACGCGTTCGAGCACGCCGGGCAAAAGGCGCCCATCGCGGCGCGCGCGCTCCTGGCCTGGGCCGCGCGCGGGATGGCGGGCGAGTCCATCGAGCGGCGGCGGCGGGCGATCCGCTTTGCCAAGCCGGTGAACGAGGACACGGCGATCCTGGAGCTCGAGCACTTTGCGACCGAGGTCTTCGCCGGCGATCACGAGGAGGCGCAAAAGGCGCTGGCCCGGTTCGAAGATTCGAGCGACGGCGATCTGGCGCTCGCCGCGGCCCTGGCGCGCCTGGCGTGGCAGGATTCGGCCGCCACGCGCGAGCGGGTCGAGCAGGCCATCGCGCGCATCGCGCCCGCGGGTCCCATGGCCAACCAATTGGCGGCGGCCGAGCAGCTGCGGCGGGTGCGCGGGGTCGATCCCGAGGCGGCCACCCAAGCCGCGCAGCGCTGGTTCGACACCGGCGGCGGTCTGGCGGCCGCGTTCGAGTGGCTCACGGCGGCCATCGGCAGCCGAAGCCCGGAGCGCGAATCGGACGCGCGGCGGGCCATCGCGCGAACCATGCGCGGCGAGGAGCGCGAGGCCATGCTCGCCAGCGCCGCCGTGCTCGACGCCCTCAAAGGGCGCGCCGACAAAACACCGTTCCTCGTGGGGCACTCGCCGGCCGCGCGCCTGGCGAACCTGGAGATCGCCATCCCCGGCTCCGATCCGCGAAGGCGCGCCCAAGCCCTCCAAGGACTGGGCACCGTGTTGGGCGAGGAGACGCGGCTCGATGCCAGCGCGCTCTCGGGTTGGTCCCTCCTCGTCGCCGGCGACCACAAGGGCGCGCGGGCGGCCTTCGAGACGGCGCTCGCGGCGCATCCTTCGGATCTCGCGTCGTGGGAAGGTCTGCGCACGGCGGCG contains these protein-coding regions:
- a CDS encoding CHC2 zinc finger domain-containing protein — translated: MISPQTIALVRERTDIVALILESVPTLKRRGRSFTGLCPFHKEKSPSFHVNPDRGFFHCFGCKEGGSAIDFVMKLDGLTFPEAVRLLAEKAGIPIEEDVRERSEVDRQKKQRDDLYAVNNLAATFFERQLRDHPHRHYALEELARRELVPTWASGDTAYDAYDTESPLSPIDDALQAFRIGYAPAAWDGLATFLKQQGVSPMFAEHVGLLVPRSSGTGHYDRFRHRLMFAVVDPQGRVVAFSGRSLRPLAPSDDPDSARSQRSNHDGGRDDKPAKYINSPESPIYSKGQMLFGIYQARHAIREEQCAIVVEGNFDVVSLQARGVKNVVAPLGTAFTAEQAKLLKRFASRVVLLFDADAAGRKATRASRVHLRDVGLSAKVGNLPAGVDPDEFLRTKGVAALNEILAHARGMLEFLIDGALDATFTASDVHERAARVAEVSQLLAEEDDPLIKMMAKTHAMELAGRIDLRLLDGVARHVPEDAFRALEASVKRAVAKAGPPPTLRRGESSDPPARARLPARPPGAGARRDLVGALIEHPELLRDPEVEPWLELLEGVSAQTVAALAQSFDGERLDTDRFQSRLSSLDAAIRSFAAERLAAPVHESVEAAKTQASRAAGTLRAIRLAESTREIADSQKNDGDFESQLTAAREAHRRVQATRTDARENRPPGSFARDGARDGAPDITSSKIFGLDTGPKAEPEY
- the atpD gene encoding F0F1 ATP synthase subunit beta → MTSPSIPTGSGTAANRQGKIVQVIGPVVDVEFPEGQLPKILNALKVTNPGISKAKENLTLEVAQHLGENTVRTIAMDTSDGLVRGMEVRDTGGPIAMPVGPECLGRILNVIGEPVDEAGPLNAKKTAPIHRAPPTFQEQSTKVEVFETGIKVIDLLAPYRKGGKIGLFGGAGVGKTVLILELINNVAKAHGGVSCFAGVGERTREGNDLWLEMKESTLDSGEPVISKAALIFGQMNEPPGARARVALSALTVAEYFRDDEGQDVILFVDNIFRFTQAGSEVSALLGRIPSAVGYQPTLSTEMGALQERITSTTKGSITSVQAIYVPADDLTDPAPATTFAHLDATTVLSRSIAELGIYPAVDPLDSTSTLLDPQIVGEHHYAVARRVQSTLQKYKDLQDIIAILGMDELSEDDRLVVSRARKIQRFLSQPFFVAQNFTGIQGKLVKLEKTIESFEQILDGKFDDDALYPEQAFYLVGDIEEVKAKAAELTKKK
- the atpC gene encoding ATP synthase F1 subunit epsilon; this translates as MADNKIELEIVTPRGRALAATVDEVTAPSVNGELGVLPGHLPLLAALQSGVVSYKVSGEQKKCAVGPGFAEIGPEKLLILTDEFTERDAIDPVLLRKEFAEIDVELTKLISESTTDAPAAAKRRELAARENWIAAQLELYGDPPPPTMRTEEFGPPPPPAAEDVPQGSSETNGG
- a CDS encoding peptidyl-prolyl cis-trans isomerase, coding for MAKDAASSAREKSGAAGGAPRWPLMALGGAVVVLVGYLALKGGGSGSPSAANPADAGADSASVAPDAASTTAEEVALDAGDPFGLGASESVPTERENRDAGVGAVMADGTPVPPLPKDAPRSVRFGVILVSYTGAQGAPANARSKSEAKELAEKLAAEAKTDFRAAVAHGDSGSSDDLGRITRGTLELAPEYILFTLASGQTSDPIDTPRGFWIVKRTD
- a CDS encoding polyhydroxyalkanoic acid system family protein; translated protein: MATIDIARPHTLTKEEAKKRAEELAKGMQEKLGIVWNWVGDVIEFKVPSGAAKGAEGKVRVSDRDVRVEVDLPFMLKMMKGAVESKIQEKLKDLL